The following are encoded in a window of Rubellicoccus peritrichatus genomic DNA:
- the dnaA gene encoding chromosomal replication initiator protein DnaA: MTQDTQAPTLWDAVKTDFRDLFPDDVYRTWFEPMSCLDEREDSITLGVPNDFAAIWVQDNYQDLITRRLGMAAGRSMSLRFEVADNGEPELEEIETSYETTERVKPRIQPARIPTIAERNLGFVLNPKNTFNNFVVGSGNQLAHAASIAIANEPAKAYNPLFLYGDNGLGKTHLMQAVAQHTLNSNNEARIAYISTETFTNEFISAIQDNTVTRFRQRYRQVDVLLIDDVHFLSGKERIQEEFFHTFNVLFESQKQIVLSSDRPASEIAKLENRLVSRFQWGLVADIQAPDFETRLAILTKKAQAMGIDVSDEVLQFLAERVARNVRRMEGALTRVAGYASLIEGKIDIEVVEKLLGDILQEEAQNQITIEKIQEKVADYYKLRLSDMVSKRRPANIAFPRQIAMSLSRTLTSHSLQEIGQSFGGRDHGTVIHACKTVENMMEQDDSVSRAIEYLQKQLTSSRH; encoded by the coding sequence ATGACTCAAGACACTCAAGCCCCCACTCTTTGGGACGCCGTTAAAACCGATTTCCGAGACCTATTTCCTGATGATGTATACCGCACCTGGTTCGAGCCAATGTCATGCCTCGACGAACGCGAAGACAGCATTACATTAGGTGTGCCTAATGACTTCGCTGCAATATGGGTTCAGGATAATTATCAAGACCTCATCACGCGCCGTCTTGGGATGGCCGCAGGCCGCAGCATGTCTCTACGATTTGAAGTAGCAGATAACGGCGAACCTGAACTCGAAGAAATCGAGACGTCCTATGAAACAACGGAGCGAGTCAAACCTCGCATCCAGCCCGCACGCATTCCAACCATTGCCGAACGCAATCTGGGCTTCGTCCTCAATCCAAAGAACACCTTCAATAACTTTGTCGTGGGTTCAGGTAATCAACTGGCGCATGCTGCCAGTATTGCCATAGCGAACGAGCCTGCCAAGGCATACAACCCGCTTTTCCTATACGGAGATAACGGTTTGGGCAAAACACACCTGATGCAGGCGGTTGCTCAACATACGCTCAACTCCAATAACGAAGCGCGCATTGCCTACATTTCGACAGAGACCTTTACGAATGAATTCATCAGCGCGATTCAGGATAATACCGTCACTCGCTTTCGCCAACGATATCGCCAAGTCGACGTTCTCTTAATCGACGATGTCCACTTCCTTTCCGGTAAAGAACGTATTCAGGAAGAATTTTTCCATACATTTAACGTCCTCTTTGAATCGCAAAAACAAATCGTTCTATCGAGCGACCGACCAGCAAGTGAAATTGCCAAGCTTGAGAACCGGCTTGTATCCCGTTTCCAATGGGGACTCGTTGCCGACATTCAAGCACCGGATTTCGAAACACGACTGGCGATTCTGACAAAGAAGGCTCAGGCAATGGGCATCGATGTTTCCGACGAAGTGCTGCAGTTCCTCGCTGAACGCGTTGCACGCAATGTCCGGCGAATGGAAGGTGCACTCACTCGAGTTGCCGGCTATGCCTCCCTGATAGAAGGAAAGATCGATATTGAAGTGGTTGAAAAACTACTTGGCGACATCCTCCAGGAAGAAGCACAAAACCAAATTACGATTGAGAAGATCCAGGAGAAGGTGGCGGACTACTATAAACTGCGTCTTTCCGACATGGTCAGCAAACGTCGACCAGCCAACATTGCCTTTCCACGACAAATCGCAATGTCTCTTAGCCGTACATTGACAAGTCATTCGCTTCAGGAAATCGGCCAATCATTTGGCGGACGAGATCACGGCACTGTTATTCACGCATGTAAAACAGTTGAAAACATGATGGAACAGGATGACTCAGTTTCCAGGGCTATTGAATATCTTCAAAAGCAACTGACAAGCTCGAGACACTAA
- a CDS encoding TlpA disulfide reductase family protein — protein MKNGDLVEAELVSCRNGMVVLKKDSGGRTLISLEQFSAESQTEVLEKFPNGGKRSEVKTVSTRKAEPKPTVTKKKTAPQQVQKQTSQNQPPHPGLAKLKRGDAAPPLSAKIQGSPERVSLQSLRGKMVMVVFWSSRAPMSIEEVQRLVSIYPSMKKQGVELIGVSMESSGRTLNSIEEQLGITWPMALDPRGEIVKQWGVTALPTIVVIDQNGLIARENITVAQMTTKQ, from the coding sequence ATGAAAAACGGTGATTTGGTGGAGGCTGAACTCGTTTCCTGCCGTAATGGCATGGTGGTGTTGAAAAAAGATTCTGGTGGCAGAACTTTGATCTCTCTCGAGCAGTTCAGTGCAGAGAGCCAGACAGAGGTACTTGAAAAATTTCCAAATGGCGGGAAGCGCTCTGAAGTCAAAACGGTTTCGACTCGCAAGGCTGAACCGAAGCCTACTGTAACTAAAAAGAAAACAGCACCTCAGCAGGTGCAAAAGCAGACCAGCCAAAATCAGCCACCGCATCCCGGACTTGCTAAACTGAAGCGTGGTGATGCGGCCCCTCCATTAAGTGCCAAAATTCAGGGTAGTCCTGAGCGTGTCTCTCTTCAGTCCCTGCGAGGCAAAATGGTCATGGTTGTATTTTGGAGCTCAAGAGCTCCTATGTCTATCGAGGAGGTGCAGCGTCTTGTTTCCATTTACCCATCGATGAAGAAACAAGGAGTAGAGCTGATTGGAGTCAGTATGGAGAGTAGTGGTCGGACTCTTAACAGTATCGAGGAGCAGCTGGGGATCACCTGGCCGATGGCATTGGATCCACGCGGTGAAATCGTCAAGCAGTGGGGAGTGACTGCACTCCCCACGATAGTTGTGATCGATCAAAACGGTCTGATAGCACGCGAGAACATCACAGTCGCCCAGATGACGACTAAGCAATGA
- the hemH gene encoding ferrochelatase, which yields MSDQAVLLLNLGSPKSTEVADVRSYLKEFLLDERVIDAPTPIRNLVVRGLILPTRPPKSAAAYKRVWTDEGSPLLVTSFNQQKLLQEVVDMPIALAMRYGEPSIANVIGDLVSKGIKKLFVMPLYPHYAMSSYETVVVRVMEEVQQQAPNMETTLLQPFYKDEDYIEALVGRSQPWLEKDYDMLLFSFHGIPERHLRKSDPSHAHCLTTKDCCNHCHPAHATCYRHQCFETVKAFVAKAGIPESKYKVSFQSRLGRDPWLKPYTDFVLKDFPKEGVKKLLVMCPAFISDCLETVEEISMEGKEDFLEAGGETFEQIPCLNDHEIWISWMANRINAWARETAQQAS from the coding sequence ATGTCTGACCAAGCAGTGCTGCTTTTGAATCTCGGTTCACCAAAATCTACAGAGGTGGCGGATGTTCGATCCTATTTGAAGGAATTCTTGCTCGATGAACGCGTTATCGATGCACCAACCCCGATTCGTAACCTGGTAGTCAGAGGCCTGATTCTGCCTACCCGCCCCCCAAAGTCAGCAGCGGCATATAAGCGGGTCTGGACTGATGAAGGCTCACCATTGCTTGTAACGAGCTTTAATCAACAAAAGCTTTTGCAGGAAGTCGTCGATATGCCAATCGCTTTGGCTATGCGCTACGGTGAACCATCAATTGCCAATGTGATTGGAGACTTGGTTTCCAAAGGCATCAAAAAACTCTTCGTCATGCCGCTATACCCGCACTACGCGATGAGCAGTTACGAAACCGTTGTGGTTCGAGTCATGGAGGAAGTGCAACAGCAGGCGCCAAACATGGAAACAACGCTCCTTCAGCCCTTCTATAAAGATGAAGATTATATCGAAGCACTTGTTGGTCGTTCTCAACCCTGGCTAGAGAAGGATTATGATATGCTGTTGTTTTCTTTTCACGGCATTCCGGAGAGGCATTTGAGAAAAAGTGACCCCAGTCATGCTCACTGCCTCACAACCAAAGATTGCTGCAATCACTGTCATCCGGCGCATGCCACTTGCTACCGGCATCAGTGCTTTGAAACAGTAAAGGCTTTTGTGGCAAAAGCAGGTATTCCCGAGTCCAAGTATAAAGTATCGTTCCAATCACGTCTGGGTCGAGATCCATGGCTCAAGCCCTACACGGACTTTGTGCTGAAAGACTTCCCGAAAGAAGGAGTCAAAAAGCTACTGGTCATGTGCCCTGCCTTCATCTCAGACTGTCTTGAGACCGTTGAAGAAATATCCATGGAAGGGAAAGAAGACTTCCTTGAAGCCGGCGGAGAGACATTTGAACAAATTCCCTGCCTCAATGACCACGAAATATGGATCTCATGGATGGCCAACCGTATTAATGCCTGGGCCAGGGAGACTGCCCAGCAAGCCAGCTAG
- a CDS encoding thioesterase family protein — protein MSKTSQHTYRRRVEFSETDMAGIVHFSNFFRWMEAAEASLFRDLSIPLFQISGDHHGGWPRVRASCSYHAPIYFEDEVEIKLSIKAIKIRAIEYAFRFYKVTESDKQHIASGEMTTVFARKAKEDGKLESMSIPKELLDQIEDASPEALKA, from the coding sequence ATGTCCAAAACCTCTCAACATACCTATCGACGACGCGTCGAGTTCTCGGAAACCGACATGGCGGGCATTGTTCATTTTTCGAACTTTTTTCGCTGGATGGAAGCGGCTGAAGCCAGTTTGTTCCGCGACCTTAGTATCCCCCTCTTTCAAATCTCAGGAGATCACCACGGCGGATGGCCCAGAGTCCGAGCATCATGCTCCTACCATGCCCCGATTTACTTCGAGGATGAGGTTGAGATCAAACTTTCGATCAAGGCAATTAAGATCCGGGCGATCGAATACGCGTTTCGATTCTACAAAGTTACTGAAAGCGATAAGCAGCACATTGCCAGCGGCGAAATGACAACCGTTTTTGCCAGAAAAGCAAAAGAAGATGGCAAACTGGAGTCTATGAGTATTCCTAAAGAGCTCCTCGACCAGATAGAGGATGCTTCCCCTGAGGCATTGAAAGCTTAG
- the moeB gene encoding molybdopterin-synthase adenylyltransferase MoeB: MLNPEELARYSRHLRLSEIGTEEQEKLKNAKVLLIGMGGLGSPASLYLAAAGVGTLGLADFDKVELHNLQRQVIHTEAWLNKPKIDSASEQLLAMNGSLNLRHHPEGVTVENAVSLFSEYDVIVDGTDNFPTRYLNNDAAYFAGKPLVYGSVFQFEGQVSVFHPTGGGPCYRCLFPEMPEPGSVPNCDQAGVVGALCGIIGSFQAMEAMKLLMGIGESLMGKLLVIDTLGTRQRQIALKRDPACPLCGSNPKITDIRAENYAFTCEPEQTMEQNNEIPMEVSVDEAYAFRQNNPDTIFLDVREDFEIAICMISGARHIPMSQLGERFKEVPSDEPVLVYCHHGMRSLNVTEALRARGFSQVQSVLGGIDAWAAKFDSNMARY, from the coding sequence ATGCTTAATCCAGAAGAACTAGCCCGTTACTCACGTCATTTGCGACTCTCCGAAATTGGCACAGAAGAACAGGAAAAACTCAAGAACGCCAAAGTTCTACTTATTGGAATGGGCGGACTTGGCAGTCCAGCGTCACTTTACCTCGCTGCGGCCGGAGTTGGAACACTTGGCCTGGCAGATTTCGACAAAGTCGAGCTGCATAACCTGCAACGCCAGGTCATTCACACTGAAGCATGGTTGAACAAACCAAAAATCGATTCAGCCAGTGAACAATTACTGGCCATGAACGGTTCACTCAATCTGCGACACCACCCAGAAGGCGTCACAGTTGAAAATGCTGTCAGCCTGTTTTCCGAATACGACGTCATCGTCGATGGCACAGACAATTTCCCCACCCGCTATTTGAACAACGATGCAGCCTATTTCGCAGGAAAGCCACTGGTTTATGGCAGCGTCTTTCAGTTTGAAGGCCAGGTTTCCGTATTCCATCCAACCGGAGGTGGCCCATGCTACCGTTGTTTGTTTCCAGAAATGCCGGAGCCAGGCAGTGTCCCCAACTGCGATCAAGCAGGTGTGGTGGGTGCACTCTGTGGCATCATTGGCAGTTTTCAGGCGATGGAAGCCATGAAGCTCCTTATGGGCATTGGTGAATCCTTGATGGGTAAGCTTCTTGTAATCGACACACTGGGTACAAGACAAAGGCAGATTGCATTGAAACGTGATCCAGCTTGCCCGTTATGTGGATCCAATCCCAAAATCACTGACATCCGAGCAGAAAACTACGCTTTCACCTGTGAACCCGAGCAAACCATGGAACAAAATAACGAAATCCCTATGGAAGTGAGTGTCGATGAAGCATACGCTTTTCGCCAAAACAACCCAGACACCATCTTCCTTGATGTTCGGGAAGATTTCGAAATCGCGATCTGTATGATTTCCGGTGCCAGACATATTCCAATGAGCCAGCTTGGTGAGCGATTTAAAGAAGTCCCGTCAGACGAACCTGTTCTCGTTTACTGCCATCACGGCATGCGCAGCCTGAATGTCACGGAAGCCTTGCGGGCCAGAGGTTTCTCCCAAGTCCAAAGCGTGCTTGGTGGAATCGACGCCTGGGCGGCAAAATTCGACTCCAACATGGCGCGATATTAA
- a CDS encoding helix-turn-helix domain-containing protein, protein MPNIGERLEEARKRQGISVREAAEATKVRSDFLLNYENNNYDFDLPEVYRSGFLKVYARYLKLDVEKIMTDYNAVMLGNSKLNKRENKEFFGRMDLPEQTKPIGGADSEPPFGEHTTAKRAAAASAPMTGAPAESIDTQSDATLYWKIGLIFVGGFIVVALVALLIQAIAGGDDAADEIVGDPATVVQGDALPDTSGGADLGVGTGDFKIIANDDVLNVMVRQDIDREKLFGRSMSAGEEIIISRQGPVRVVSSDIDKITIELNGQKITSPSQGIGQIKLGLDGAEN, encoded by the coding sequence ATGCCAAATATAGGAGAGAGATTGGAAGAGGCGCGCAAGCGACAGGGAATATCTGTACGGGAAGCTGCCGAGGCCACGAAAGTGCGCAGTGACTTTCTCCTCAATTACGAGAATAACAACTATGACTTCGATTTACCAGAGGTATATCGAAGTGGTTTTCTCAAGGTATATGCACGTTACCTGAAGCTTGATGTCGAGAAAATCATGACCGACTACAACGCGGTCATGCTTGGGAACAGCAAGCTGAACAAACGTGAGAACAAAGAATTTTTTGGGCGCATGGATCTGCCGGAGCAGACTAAGCCCATCGGTGGGGCAGATAGTGAACCGCCATTTGGTGAGCATACCACGGCCAAACGTGCTGCCGCTGCGAGTGCCCCAATGACTGGCGCACCAGCCGAATCCATCGATACTCAGTCTGATGCCACGCTTTATTGGAAGATCGGTTTGATCTTTGTCGGCGGGTTCATCGTCGTCGCACTTGTTGCTTTACTGATTCAGGCCATTGCTGGTGGAGATGATGCAGCAGATGAAATTGTCGGGGATCCTGCAACAGTAGTTCAAGGAGATGCATTGCCTGACACTTCTGGCGGAGCTGATCTTGGCGTTGGAACAGGTGACTTTAAAATTATAGCAAATGACGATGTCCTGAATGTGATGGTTCGCCAGGACATTGATCGTGAGAAGCTCTTTGGCCGTTCAATGAGTGCTGGTGAGGAGATTATTATTTCACGTCAAGGGCCAGTCCGTGTTGTCAGCTCGGACATTGATAAGATCACGATCGAGCTTAATGGTCAGAAAATTACTTCACCTTCACAGGGAATTGGCCAGATCAAGCTCGGGCTTGATGGTGCGGAGAATTAG
- a CDS encoding DNA translocase FtsK, producing the protein MGLFKKKTAQKKTTFAPRKPQSHPFWGLLILAISLLYFVALFFFEAGQWNQVNSGADPSQNPAGNVGVFLAGNSVYLFGLVATLIPVLLFWIAYLLIFKKASRVGFRLCVASLVIIVSLCGFANLIETYLEPQQSADVAQEVEILSGDEVPTETRYFFNGMGGTVGQLLYNEWFTHYIGPFGTTLVLAVALVFGIVFLATDNLTRSVENWHEQRAQKKKDKQKQKQSMASAKVEKKKKSETRFVAAPKPSEPKKKELRAGESVLEGFNPDEAKKDPALSSEEDEQPTKKKGTRFLMPKKKPAKDVPAPAPAAAPDKAAASAKPTLVVPKKPGIKIVEAEQTERAEVQLPDRRGDYTFPKVDLLADPIPPAEGETKEDYSETAEALVQTLNEFNVKVEPSSVQTGPVITRYEVKPAPGVRVEKIASLDKNIALGLKALAVRILAPVPGKGTVGIEVPNKNPLAVRMKEIVESKSWGESSAEIPIVLGKDVTGKPIVEDLTKMPHMLIAGSTGSGKTVCINAVIASLLYHSSPDDLRFIMVDPKVVEMQIYNQLPHMLIPVVTEPKKVPGALKYLLREMERRYQIFAKVGVRNIAGFNSKVVKEKEEKAAAEKLDRELSSEMSPEERAAAATMEVPRDLELEIPEGKLPYIVCIIDELADLMMVAPQDIETGVARLAQLARAAGIHLILATQRPSVNVITGVIKANLPTRISFKVASKVDSRTILDTGGAEALIGKGDMLFVPPGSHSLVRAQGAFVSDEEINGIVEFVHEKNGPPVFDEAIQAAVESAGEEGEETGAAAGTYEDELVPDAIGVLKTTKRASTSMLQRRLKIGYNRAARIMEILEDEGIVGPENGSSPREILRDLDSL; encoded by the coding sequence ATGGGGTTGTTTAAAAAGAAGACGGCACAGAAAAAGACGACTTTCGCTCCTCGTAAGCCTCAGTCGCATCCATTTTGGGGTCTCCTGATCCTAGCTATTAGCCTGCTCTATTTTGTAGCTTTGTTCTTTTTTGAGGCCGGCCAATGGAATCAAGTCAATTCGGGGGCGGATCCCTCGCAAAATCCGGCAGGTAATGTCGGTGTTTTCCTTGCTGGTAATTCCGTCTATTTGTTTGGTCTCGTCGCGACCTTAATACCAGTCCTGTTATTCTGGATTGCCTACTTACTTATATTTAAGAAGGCGAGTCGAGTCGGGTTCAGGCTCTGTGTCGCATCATTAGTCATCATTGTCTCACTCTGTGGGTTTGCCAATTTGATAGAGACGTATCTTGAGCCGCAGCAGTCAGCTGATGTCGCTCAGGAAGTGGAGATTCTTTCTGGCGATGAGGTTCCTACCGAAACCCGTTATTTTTTCAATGGGATGGGCGGTACGGTTGGGCAACTACTTTATAATGAGTGGTTCACGCACTATATTGGTCCGTTTGGGACCACGCTCGTGCTGGCCGTCGCTTTAGTGTTTGGGATTGTATTCCTGGCCACAGATAACCTAACGCGCTCAGTGGAAAATTGGCATGAGCAGCGGGCTCAGAAGAAAAAGGATAAGCAGAAGCAAAAGCAGAGCATGGCTTCAGCCAAGGTTGAGAAAAAGAAGAAAAGCGAAACCCGTTTTGTCGCTGCCCCAAAGCCGTCTGAGCCAAAGAAAAAGGAGTTACGAGCTGGGGAGTCCGTTTTGGAAGGCTTTAATCCGGATGAAGCTAAGAAAGATCCTGCTTTATCATCTGAAGAGGACGAGCAGCCGACGAAAAAGAAGGGCACGCGCTTTCTCATGCCCAAGAAAAAGCCGGCCAAGGATGTGCCCGCACCCGCACCTGCGGCGGCTCCTGATAAAGCGGCAGCCTCAGCTAAGCCAACTCTAGTAGTTCCAAAGAAGCCTGGCATCAAGATTGTTGAGGCAGAGCAAACCGAGCGAGCCGAAGTGCAGCTACCGGATCGCCGAGGCGATTACACGTTTCCCAAAGTCGATTTATTGGCAGATCCAATTCCTCCAGCTGAAGGCGAAACCAAAGAAGATTACAGCGAAACAGCGGAAGCCCTTGTTCAGACGCTGAACGAATTCAATGTTAAGGTTGAGCCAAGCTCAGTCCAGACCGGGCCAGTGATTACACGTTATGAGGTTAAGCCCGCTCCAGGGGTCCGTGTCGAAAAGATAGCAAGCCTCGACAAGAATATTGCCCTGGGGCTCAAGGCACTCGCAGTTCGTATTCTGGCCCCGGTTCCTGGCAAAGGCACAGTTGGGATCGAGGTTCCGAACAAGAACCCGCTTGCGGTCCGGATGAAGGAGATTGTCGAATCCAAGTCATGGGGTGAGTCCAGTGCCGAAATTCCAATCGTTCTTGGTAAGGACGTCACTGGGAAGCCGATTGTGGAGGATTTGACCAAAATGCCTCACATGTTGATCGCTGGTTCGACTGGTTCCGGTAAAACAGTCTGTATCAATGCGGTTATTGCATCGCTCCTTTATCACAGTAGTCCGGACGACCTACGCTTCATCATGGTCGACCCGAAAGTCGTCGAGATGCAGATTTACAATCAGCTGCCTCACATGCTGATTCCGGTTGTGACCGAACCCAAGAAGGTTCCTGGTGCACTGAAGTATCTTTTGCGCGAGATGGAGCGTCGCTATCAGATTTTTGCGAAGGTCGGTGTTCGCAACATCGCTGGTTTCAACTCCAAAGTCGTTAAAGAGAAGGAGGAAAAAGCGGCAGCTGAGAAGCTGGACCGGGAGCTTTCTTCTGAGATGTCTCCAGAAGAGCGCGCAGCAGCTGCTACGATGGAAGTGCCACGCGATCTTGAGTTGGAGATTCCTGAGGGCAAGTTGCCTTACATTGTCTGCATTATTGATGAGCTGGCTGACCTTATGATGGTCGCGCCGCAGGATATTGAAACCGGAGTTGCGCGTTTGGCCCAGCTCGCTCGTGCTGCCGGCATTCACTTGATCCTGGCAACACAGCGGCCGTCTGTAAATGTCATCACCGGAGTGATTAAAGCCAATCTCCCCACTCGTATTTCTTTTAAGGTCGCTTCCAAAGTCGACAGCCGGACCATCCTTGATACTGGCGGCGCAGAAGCGCTGATTGGCAAGGGAGACATGCTTTTTGTGCCACCCGGTTCTCATAGTCTGGTCAGAGCTCAGGGTGCTTTTGTTTCAGACGAGGAAATCAATGGCATTGTCGAGTTTGTCCACGAGAAAAATGGACCACCGGTTTTCGATGAGGCCATTCAGGCTGCGGTAGAGTCGGCAGGTGAAGAAGGTGAAGAAACCGGCGCAGCTGCTGGGACTTACGAGGATGAATTGGTACCGGATGCGATCGGAGTACTCAAAACAACCAAGCGTGCATCCACTTCCATGCTGCAACGTCGCCTTAAGATTGGTTACAACCGCGCCGCGCGTATTATGGAGATACTTGAGGACGAAGGCATCGTCGGGCCGGAAAATGGCTCAAGTCCGCGTGAAATTCTTCGCGATCTCGATTCACTTTAA
- a CDS encoding type I phosphomannose isomerase catalytic subunit, whose protein sequence is MRFYKFKPIYQERVWGGRGLSEKLGRSLPEGGPIGESWEIVDRPEAQSIVDGGPADGKTIRALIETDAMNVMGPNWEAQTHFPILVKWLDCQERLSLQVHPPANIAPELGGEPKTENWYVAECEADAALLVGLKDGVTRDEFDSALRNNELEPLVQSIPTQKGLSMFVPSGRIHAIDGGNLILEIQQNSDTTYRVYDWGRIGLDGKPRQIHVEESLKSIDFNDFEPKPILPEPGAQNLVESPVFNLEKRDIAAGESLSFNGGEEPRLVGVVSGRLIDSADGAAIEKADNVLLPYASDFSFTAESDTVVVITSGFGG, encoded by the coding sequence ATGCGCTTTTACAAGTTCAAGCCGATCTATCAGGAACGCGTTTGGGGTGGTCGTGGCCTCTCTGAAAAACTAGGCCGCAGTCTGCCCGAAGGCGGCCCCATCGGTGAAAGTTGGGAAATCGTGGATCGGCCGGAAGCTCAGTCGATCGTCGACGGCGGGCCTGCTGATGGAAAAACAATCCGTGCTCTAATTGAGACGGATGCCATGAATGTCATGGGACCCAATTGGGAGGCACAGACACATTTCCCCATCCTGGTCAAATGGCTAGATTGCCAGGAGCGACTGAGCCTGCAGGTTCACCCTCCGGCAAACATAGCGCCTGAATTAGGTGGTGAACCGAAAACTGAAAACTGGTATGTGGCCGAATGCGAAGCCGATGCGGCCTTACTCGTTGGCCTGAAAGATGGAGTCACCCGCGATGAATTTGACTCCGCGCTTCGCAACAATGAGTTGGAACCACTAGTCCAGAGCATTCCAACACAAAAAGGACTTTCCATGTTTGTCCCAAGTGGCCGAATACACGCAATCGACGGCGGTAATCTCATTCTCGAGATTCAGCAGAACTCCGATACCACCTACCGCGTTTATGACTGGGGGCGGATCGGACTGGATGGTAAACCACGCCAGATTCACGTCGAGGAATCACTGAAGAGCATCGACTTCAACGACTTCGAACCCAAACCCATATTGCCCGAGCCAGGTGCTCAAAACCTGGTTGAAAGCCCGGTCTTCAATCTCGAAAAGCGCGACATTGCTGCTGGTGAGAGTTTAAGTTTCAACGGCGGCGAAGAGCCTCGCTTAGTCGGAGTTGTCAGCGGGCGCTTAATCGACAGCGCAGACGGCGCAGCGATCGAAAAGGCCGATAATGTTCTCCTGCCCTACGCTTCAGACTTCAGCTTCACCGCAGAGAGCGACACTGTTGTCGTCATAACCAGTGGCTTTGGCGGCTGA
- a CDS encoding nucleotide exchange factor GrpE, which produces MTEEEQQEQEENSTVSETEDAQTESAEAKTPEEGLFAELEKAQADAMAARDGYLRTVADMENLRKRFAREKEEIRRRAASDLIEDLLPALDNLEIGLASAANHPEASDVAKGFEFVATQIGQILQQHGLERVSPAPGEPFDHSLHEAVAHEASDEIEDHQVIKVMRVGYSLNERLLRPASVVVSSGAEK; this is translated from the coding sequence ATGACAGAAGAAGAACAACAGGAACAAGAAGAGAACTCGACCGTATCTGAAACAGAAGATGCGCAAACGGAGTCTGCGGAAGCCAAGACACCGGAAGAAGGTCTTTTCGCCGAGCTTGAGAAAGCCCAGGCCGATGCAATGGCCGCCAGAGACGGTTACCTCCGCACCGTAGCGGATATGGAAAATCTCCGTAAGCGTTTTGCCCGTGAAAAAGAAGAAATTCGTCGTCGTGCAGCATCAGACTTGATTGAAGACCTGCTACCGGCTCTTGATAACCTCGAAATCGGTCTTGCCAGTGCGGCAAACCACCCGGAAGCCTCCGACGTGGCCAAAGGTTTTGAATTCGTCGCCACTCAGATCGGCCAGATTCTTCAACAGCATGGTCTGGAGCGTGTCTCACCTGCGCCAGGTGAGCCATTTGATCACAGTTTGCACGAAGCAGTGGCACACGAAGCGAGCGATGAAATTGAAGATCACCAGGTCATCAAAGTTATGCGTGTGGGCTACAGTCTCAATGAACGCCTGCTTCGGCCTGCATCCGTCGTCGTGTCCTCTGGCGCCGAAAAATAA